In bacterium, one DNA window encodes the following:
- a CDS encoding nitronate monooxygenase produces MEIPKLTIGNIIADIPIVQGGMGVRVSLASLSSAVANEGCIGTLSSVGLGDIEASKHEYERMSREALIREIRKAKSKTNGHLAVNFMGVLSNVDDLIKDAVDEGIKMIVYGAGLPTKLPELVNEHGVNLVPIVSSARVAELILRVWDKRYKRTADGLILEGPLAGGHLGFSEEQLEHPEEYSLEKLLPEVLETIKIYEDKYGKKIPVITGGGIYDGKDIARMLSLGASGVQMATRFVCTEECDVSREFKQAYLDAKKEDIVIIKSPVGMPGRAIRNNFLKDLEVKGKLKIKCPYRCLSLCKVESAQYCIALALLNSYFGDVEHGLIFCGQNAYRVNKIVTVKELVQELIAELRAA; encoded by the coding sequence ATGGAAATTCCAAAATTAACTATCGGAAATATCATCGCTGATATCCCCATTGTCCAGGGCGGCATGGGGGTCAGGGTTTCTCTTGCTTCGCTTTCTTCAGCCGTGGCAAACGAAGGATGCATTGGCACGCTGTCCAGCGTTGGCCTCGGGGACATCGAAGCTTCAAAGCATGAGTATGAAAGAATGTCCAGGGAAGCGTTGATCCGCGAGATCCGCAAGGCAAAGAGCAAAACCAACGGTCACCTCGCGGTGAATTTCATGGGCGTGCTCAGCAACGTCGATGATCTGATCAAGGACGCGGTCGACGAAGGTATCAAGATGATCGTTTATGGCGCCGGACTCCCGACGAAGCTTCCGGAATTAGTAAATGAACACGGTGTCAACCTTGTGCCGATCGTCAGTTCGGCCCGGGTCGCGGAATTGATCCTGCGAGTCTGGGATAAGCGGTATAAAAGAACCGCGGACGGATTGATCCTGGAAGGCCCTCTGGCCGGGGGGCATCTTGGTTTCTCCGAAGAACAACTGGAACACCCTGAGGAATATTCTCTCGAAAAGCTCTTGCCGGAAGTCCTGGAAACCATCAAAATTTACGAAGATAAGTATGGAAAGAAAATACCGGTCATCACCGGAGGCGGTATTTACGACGGGAAAGATATCGCCCGGATGCTTTCTCTCGGCGCTTCGGGCGTTCAGATGGCGACCCGGTTCGTGTGTACTGAAGAATGCGATGTGTCGCGGGAATTCAAACAAGCTTATTTGGATGCCAAAAAAGAAGATATTGTTATTATTAAAAGTCCCGTAGGCATGCCCGGCCGGGCGATCAGAAATAACTTTTTAAAAGACCTGGAAGTCAAGGGAAAATTGAAGATCAAATGTCCTTACCGGTGCCTTTCTTTGTGCAAAGTCGAATCCGCGCAGTACTGCATCGCCCTGGCTTTGCTAAATTCCTATTTTGGCGATGTAGAGCACGGCTTGATCTTCTGCGGACAGAACGCGTATCGCGTTAATAAGATCGTCACGGTCAAGGAACTCGTCCAGGAATTGATCGCCGAACTCAGGGCTGCCTGA